One genomic region from Pseudoduganella dura encodes:
- a CDS encoding transglycosylase SLT domain-containing protein, translating to MAPLSTGRSPVPHWPILLLALSLMAGTAAAGNDTAALIAEAARYEHGEGMPRDPAQAAALYCQAARLGAADAQYALGWMAANGRGMPRDDAVAWRLFSAAADQGHAQAARLAQALPPRQDVPLPACMAPDLPLQVDLDPDPWAGPARAADYPPASAPVRRIVERLAPVYEVDPELAMAVIAVESGFRANAVSPKNAQGLMQLIPATAQRFRVADPFDPESNVRGGLAYLRQLLALFDGDVRLVAAAYNAGEGAVLRHRGVPPYRETRDYVTRIARLYSLPVHRYYRSSSNDPLSKR from the coding sequence ATGGCCCCCCTGTCCACCGGTCGTTCGCCTGTCCCTCACTGGCCCATACTCCTGCTCGCGCTGTCGCTCATGGCCGGCACGGCCGCCGCCGGCAACGATACTGCCGCACTGATCGCCGAGGCGGCGCGGTACGAACACGGCGAAGGCATGCCGCGCGATCCGGCCCAGGCCGCCGCGCTGTACTGCCAGGCGGCACGGCTGGGCGCGGCCGATGCGCAATACGCGCTGGGCTGGATGGCCGCCAACGGCCGTGGCATGCCGCGCGACGACGCCGTTGCATGGCGGCTGTTCTCGGCCGCGGCCGACCAGGGCCATGCGCAGGCTGCCAGGCTGGCGCAGGCGCTGCCACCCCGGCAGGATGTGCCGCTGCCCGCCTGCATGGCCCCCGACCTGCCGCTGCAGGTGGACCTCGACCCCGATCCCTGGGCCGGCCCTGCGCGGGCGGCCGATTACCCGCCTGCCAGCGCGCCGGTGCGCCGCATCGTCGAGCGGCTGGCGCCCGTGTACGAAGTCGATCCCGAACTGGCGATGGCGGTCATCGCGGTGGAATCGGGTTTCCGGGCCAATGCCGTGTCGCCGAAAAACGCCCAGGGCCTGATGCAGCTGATTCCCGCAACGGCGCAACGCTTCCGCGTGGCCGATCCGTTCGACCCGGAGTCGAACGTGCGCGGCGGCCTGGCCTACCTGCGCCAGCTGCTGGCGCTGTTCGATGGCGACGTGCGGCTGGTGGCCGCTGCCTACAATGCCGGCGAAGGCGCCGTGCTGCGCCATCGCGGCGTGCCGCCCTACCGCGAAACGCGCGATTACGTCACGCGCATCGCACGCTTGTACAGCCTGCCTGTCCACCGCTACTATCGGAGTTCGTCCAATGACCCCCTCTCGAAGCGATGA
- a CDS encoding nucleotidyltransferase domain-containing protein, protein MKHDRLAPLLAGALRVPEELPALDEAGWDLLLRQAGAANLLATLACLLEERGLLDRIAGPAREQLDWARVLARRHRQGVLWEVRLIRQALAEPGLPLILLKGAAYTVTGLPSAHGRLYSDIDVLVPEERLGETEAALMLAGWAGTHHDAYDQRYYREWMHELPPMRHLRRLSMIDVHHAILPKTAAMRPDPALLRAAAVPVPGMPGLHVLAPVDMVLHSAVHLFSDGEFNNALRDLFDIHRLLCHFGNDRRFWVELLPRARRLELERPLFYALRYGAMFLGTPVPEAVRAEVAGPSPGLLVLMDGLFRRALLPDHASCGDRFSPLARFLLYLRGNWLRMPPLLLARHLFHKAFLSPRKSGPEAA, encoded by the coding sequence ATGAAGCACGATCGCCTCGCACCGCTGCTGGCCGGCGCATTGCGCGTGCCGGAAGAGCTGCCGGCGCTCGACGAGGCCGGCTGGGACCTGCTGCTGCGCCAGGCCGGCGCCGCCAACCTGCTGGCCACGCTGGCGTGCCTGCTGGAAGAGCGCGGCTTGCTGGACCGGATCGCGGGTCCGGCCCGCGAACAGCTCGACTGGGCCCGGGTGCTGGCGCGCCGTCATCGCCAGGGCGTGCTGTGGGAAGTGCGGCTGATCCGGCAGGCGCTCGCCGAGCCGGGCCTGCCGCTGATCCTGCTGAAGGGCGCGGCCTATACGGTGACCGGGCTGCCTTCGGCGCATGGCCGGCTGTACTCGGATATCGACGTGCTGGTGCCGGAAGAACGCCTGGGCGAGACGGAGGCGGCGCTGATGCTGGCCGGCTGGGCCGGCACCCACCACGATGCCTATGACCAGCGCTATTACCGCGAATGGATGCACGAGCTGCCGCCGATGCGCCACCTGCGACGCCTGTCGATGATCGATGTGCACCATGCGATCCTGCCCAAGACGGCCGCCATGCGGCCCGATCCGGCGCTGCTGCGCGCCGCGGCCGTGCCCGTGCCGGGCATGCCGGGACTCCACGTGCTGGCGCCGGTCGACATGGTGCTGCACAGTGCCGTTCACCTGTTCAGCGACGGCGAGTTCAACAATGCCTTGCGCGACCTGTTCGACATCCACCGGCTGCTGTGCCATTTCGGCAACGACCGCCGCTTCTGGGTTGAACTGTTGCCCCGCGCGCGCCGGCTCGAGCTCGAACGGCCGCTGTTCTATGCGCTGCGTTACGGCGCGATGTTCCTGGGCACGCCGGTACCGGAGGCGGTGCGCGCTGAAGTGGCCGGTCCTTCACCCGGGCTGCTGGTCCTGATGGACGGGCTGTTCCGCCGCGCCTTGCTGCCGGACCATGCGAGCTGCGGCGACCGCTTCAGCCCGCTCGCCAGGTTCCTGCTTTACCTGCGTGGCAACTGGCTGCGCATGCCGCCGCTGCTGCTTGCGCGGCACCTGTTTCACAAGGCCTTCCTGTCGCCGCGCAAATCCGGGCCAGAAGCCGCGTGA
- a CDS encoding GAF domain-containing protein, giving the protein MADDLLSKIHQLCRDIPPAHDDLAAHATLAATLVGAEICSVMLVNGDGEHARMSIAASHGPLAQDAAATLVARGEGLAGQVLASGEALLVDDILSSPYAALARRPGDPGRSLMLAPIRIEGRVVGTLTASCGSSKGCFCEQDLALLETMALLAGKAVQLRQLRGILASRFTQLALSRELEGSAATTAYQKPDQVARLLARSFYREMARAGFDSSQIVQAASEIITQLNSSLARHNAREGRR; this is encoded by the coding sequence ATGGCCGACGATCTGTTGAGCAAGATTCACCAGTTGTGCCGCGACATTCCGCCCGCCCACGACGACCTCGCCGCCCATGCCACGCTGGCTGCCACGCTGGTGGGCGCGGAGATCTGCTCGGTCATGCTGGTCAATGGCGATGGCGAGCATGCCCGCATGAGCATTGCCGCCAGCCACGGCCCACTGGCCCAGGATGCCGCCGCCACGCTCGTGGCGCGCGGCGAAGGCCTGGCCGGGCAGGTGCTGGCCAGCGGCGAGGCCCTGCTGGTCGACGATATCCTGAGCTCGCCATATGCCGCGCTGGCCCGCCGGCCCGGCGATCCCGGCCGCAGCCTGATGCTGGCGCCGATCAGGATCGAAGGCCGTGTGGTCGGCACGCTGACCGCCAGTTGCGGCAGCAGCAAAGGCTGCTTCTGCGAGCAGGACCTGGCATTGCTGGAAACCATGGCGCTGCTCGCCGGCAAGGCAGTACAGCTGCGACAACTGCGCGGCATCCTGGCCTCCCGCTTCACCCAGCTGGCCCTGTCCCGCGAGCTGGAGGGCAGCGCGGCCACCACCGCCTACCAGAAGCCCGACCAGGTGGCACGCCTGCTGGCCCGCTCGTTCTATCGCGAGATGGCGCGGGCCGGCTTCGACTCCAGCCAGATCGTGCAGGCGGCTTCCGAGATCATCACTCAGCTCAACAGCAGCCTGGCCCGGCACAACGCGCGCGAAGGCCGCAGGTAA